Proteins co-encoded in one Phalacrocorax carbo chromosome 5, bPhaCar2.1, whole genome shotgun sequence genomic window:
- the PAK6 gene encoding serine/threonine-protein kinase PAK 6 produces MFRKKKKKRPEISAPQNFEHRVHTSFDPKEGKFVGLPPQWQNILDTLRRPKPVVDPSRITRMQLQPMKTVVRGSTVEVEGYISGILNDIQKLSAISSNTLRGRSPTSRRRAQSLGLLGEDRPPDMYLQSPEADWADKYGNYLNCNGGTKVTRRQTMWPDYKPRLEGQPHPNGMVMKAQSLGPSEFQGADGSCLQRASGLQHMPALPGESEKTGKKSSEECWPQPCLVRQANSRPSGEGSPSSKSRENSLKRRLLRSVFPSSSGSNKSGSSLQIKPNTFFRPQQWGSPRSPAAKAQSLPSDQPAPDFPRMISEAGTPQKSPTVEKAIALPQGRPSPAGSPRNRQTQTSSSNLHLPQDSSVKGQLASEDPVVVTHEQFKAALRMVVDQGDPRTLLENYVKIGEGSTGIVCIAREKHSGRQVAVKMMDLRKQQRRELLFNEVVIMRDYQHVNVVEMYKSYLVGEELWVLMEFLQGGALTDIVSQIRLNEEQIATVCESVLQALSYLHSQGVIHRDIKSDSILLTLDGRVKLSDFGFCAQISKDVPKRKSLVGTPYWMAPEVIARIPYATEVDIWSLGIMVIEMVDGEPPYFSDSPVQAMKRLRDSPPPKLKNFHRTSPVLRDFLERMLTRDPLERATAQELLDHPFLLQTGLPECLVPLIQQYRKRTSTC; encoded by the exons ATGTTCcgcaagaagaagaagaaacgCCCGGAGATCTCGGCTCCGCAGAACTTTGAGCACCGTGTCCACACTTCATTTGACCCAAAGGAGGGCAAATTTGTGGGCCTGCCACCTCAATGGCAGAATATTCTAGACACGCTGAGGCGCCCCAAGCCAGTGGTAGACCCTTCAAGGATCACAAGGATGCAACTCCAGCCTATGAAG ACTGTGGTGAGAGGCAGCACTGTGGAAGTGGAAGGCTATATCTCCGGGATCCTCAACGACATCCAGAAGCTTTCTGCCATCAGTTCGAACACTCTGAGGGGAAGGAGCCCCACCAGCAGGAGGAGAGCTCAGTCCCTTGGGCTCCTGGGGGAAGACAGACCCCCAGACATGTACCTTCAGAGTCCTGAAGCAGACTGGGCAGACAAATATGGAAACTACCTCAATTGCAATGGTGGGACCAAGGTGACCCGGAGGCAGACTATGTGGCCAGACTATAAGCCCCGGCTGGAAGGACAGCCTCATCCCAACGGTATGGTAATGAAAGCCCAGTCCCTCGGGCCTTCGGAGTTCCAGGGCGCCGACGGCAGCTGCCTCCAGCGTGCCTCCGGTTTGCAGCATATGCCAGCTCTACCGGGGGAGAGTGAGAAGACGGGAAAAAAGAGCTCAGAAGAGTGCTGGCCTCAGCCTTGTCTCGTACGACAAGCAAACTCCAGGCCCTCgggggagggcagccccagctccaaATCAAGGGAGAACAGCTTGAAGAGGAGGCTGTTACGCAGTGTGTTCCCCTCATCCAGCGGCTCAAACAAGTCAGGCTCTTCCCTGCAGATAAAG CCTAATACTTTCTTCAGACCCCAGCAGTGGGGTTCCCcacgcagccctgcagccaaagCCCAGTCTCTTCCATCAGATCAGCCTGCACCCGACTTCCCCAGGATGATCTCAGAAGCTGGGACTCCCCAGAAGTCGCCAACAGTGGAGAAGGCGATTGCGCTGCCCCAAGGCAGGCCGTCGCCGGCAGGGTCTCCCAGGAACCGGCAGACTCAGACTAGTTCTAGCAACCTTCACCTTCCCCAGGACTCTTCTGTGAAAGGGCAGCTGGCCAGTGAGGACCCGGTGGTTGTGACTCACGAGCAGTTCAAAGCTGCCCTTAGGATGGTGGTAGACCAGGGGGATCCCCGGACATTGCTGGAGAATTATGTAAAGATTGGTGAAGGGTCCACAGGCATCGTCTGTATCGCTCGGGAGAAGCACTCGGGGCGGCAGGTGGCAGTGAAAATGATGGATCTGAGAAAGCAGCAGCGCCGGGAGCTCCTTTTCAATGAG GTGGTGATAATGAGGGATTATCAACACGTCAACGTAGTGGAGATGTACAAGAGCTATCTAGTGGGAGAGGAGCTCTGGGTGCTGATGGAGTTCCTGCAGGGGGGAGCCCTCACAGACATTGTCTCTCAGATCAG GCTAAATGAAGAGCAAATTGCAACAGTGTGTGAGTCGGTGCTGCAGGCTCTGTCGTATCTTCACTCTCAGGGGGTCATTCACCGGGACATTAAGAGCGACTCCATTCTTTTAACGCTGGATGGGAGG GTCAAGCTCTCAGATTTTGGCTTCTGTGCTCAGATCAGTAAAGATGTACCTAAAAGAAAGTCCCTAGTAGGCACTCCCTACTGGATGGCTCCAGAAGTTATCGCAAGGATACCGTATGCTACCGAG GTGGATATCTGGTCCCTGGGGATCATGGTGATAGAGATGGTGGATGGAGAACCCCCCTATTTTAGCGATTCTCCAGTCCAGGCAATGAAGAGGCTCCGTGACAGTCCTCCTCCCAAACTGAAAAACTTCCACAGG ACCTCCCCAGTTCTGAGAGACTTCTTGGAAAGGATGTTGACACGGGACCCGCTAGAAAGAGCAACGGCACAAGAACTCCTGGATCACCCCTTTTTGCTCCAGACGGGCCTTCCAGAGTGCCTGGTTCCCCTTATCCAACAATACAGAAAGCGTACCTCTACCTGCTGA